In the Gorilla gorilla gorilla isolate KB3781 chromosome 10, NHGRI_mGorGor1-v2.1_pri, whole genome shotgun sequence genome, one interval contains:
- the HCAR1 gene encoding hydroxycarboxylic acid receptor 1, with protein sequence MYNGSCCRIEGDTISQVMPPLLVVAFVLGALGNGVALCGFCFHMKTWKPSTVYLFNLAVADFLLMICLPFRTDYYLRRRHWAFGDIPCRVGLFTLAMNRAGSIVFLTVVAADRYFKVVHPHHAVNTISTRMAAGIVCTLWTLVILGTLYLLLENHLCVQETAVSCESFIMESANGWHDIMFQLEFFMPLGIILFCSFKIVWSLRRRQQLARQARMKKATRFIMVVAIVFITCYLPSVSARLYFLWTVPSSACDPSVHGALHITLSFTYMNSMLDPLVYYFSSPSFPKFYNKLKICSLKPKQPGHSKTQRPEEMPISNLGRRSCISVANSFQSQSDGQWDPHIVEWH encoded by the coding sequence ATGTACAACGGGTCGTGCTGCCGCATCGAGGGGGACACCATCTCCCAGGTGATGCCGCCGCTGCTCGTCGTGGCCTTTGTGCTGGGCGCACTAGGCAATGGGGTCGCCCTGTGTGGTTTCTGCTTCCACATGAAGACCTGGAAGCCCAGCACTGTTTACCTTTTCAACTTGGCCGTGGCTGATTTCCTccttatgatctgcctgccttttcGGACAGACTATTACCTCAGACGTAGACACTGGGCTTTTGGGGACATTCCCTGCCGAGTGGGGCTCTTCACGTTGGCCATGAACAGGGCCGGGAGCATCGTGTTCCTTACGGTGGTGGCTGCGGACAGGTATTTCAAAGTGGTCCACCCCCACCACGCGGTGAACACTATCTCCACCCGGATGGCGGCTGGCATCGTCTGCACCCTGTGGACCCTGGTCATCCTGGGAACACTGTATCTTTTGCTGGAGAACCATCTCTGCGTGCAAGAGACGGCCGTCTCCTGTGAGAGCTTCATCATGGAGTCGGCCAATGGCTGGCATGACATCATGTTCCAGCTGGAGTTCTTTATGCCCCTCGGCATCATCTTATTTTGCTCCTTCAAGATTGTTTGGAGCCTGAGGCGGAGGCAGCAGCTGGCCAGACAGGCTCGGATGAAGAAGGCGACCCGGTTCATCATGGTGGTGGCAATTGTGTTCATCACATGCTACCTGCCCAGTGTGTCCGCTAGACTCTATTTCCTCTGGACGGTGCCCTCGAGTGCCTGCGATCCCTCTGTCCATGGGGCCCTGCACATCACCCTCAGCTTCACCTACATGAACAGCATGCTGGATCCCCTGGTGTATTATTTTTCAAGCCCCTCGTTTCCCAAATTCTACAACAAGCTCAAAATCTGCAGTCTGAAACCCAAGCAGCCAGGACACTCAAAAACACAAAGGCCGGAAGAGATGCCAATTTCGAACCTTGGTCGCAGGAGTTGCATCAGTGTGGCAAATAGTTTCCAAAGCCAGTCTGATGGGCAATGGGATCCCCACATTGTTGAGTGGCACTGA